In one Gossypium hirsutum isolate 1008001.06 chromosome D09, Gossypium_hirsutum_v2.1, whole genome shotgun sequence genomic region, the following are encoded:
- the LOC107891405 gene encoding cyclin-dependent protein kinase inhibitor SMR13 yields MAPTSRRGKTTRKASKPRRSHYKRKLVKPTIQKASVLEELPSNSSTITSDNLSKMEGSTTTASPCSTPKAQRFRIPEMDTCPPAPKKQRVLSNCSLQRTPVAFFSPPDLDLFFFFALRDISV; encoded by the coding sequence ATGGCACCCACCAGCAGAAGAGGCAAAACAACAAGAAAAGCGAGCAAGCCAAGAAGAAGTCATTACAAGAGGAAGCTGGTAAAGCCCACTATTCAAAAGGCATCAGTGTTGGAGGAATTGCCTTCCAACTCTTCCACCATAACTTCAGATaatctttccaagatggagggcTCTACTACTACTGCAAGCCCATGCTCTACACCCAAAGCTCAAAGGTTTCGAATACCGGAGATGGATACATGCCCTCCAGCACCAAAGAAGCAAAGGGTTCTCTCCAATTGCTCATTGCAAAGAACACCTGTTGCTTTCTTTTCTCCtccagatttagatctctttttcttctttgcaCTTAGGGATATCTCAGTGTGA
- the LOC107891404 gene encoding cyclin-H1-1 has protein sequence MADFHTSTHRANWIFSPQELVEKYKAANQRAIQALEKYGTTQMEVDADGSLSYPEPIARDNADKHSHPKPLNIEEEQFMRVFYENKLREVCSAFYFPNKIQATALIYFKRFYLQWSVMEHHPKHIMLTCVYAACKIEENHVSAEELGKGISQDHQMILNYEMIVSQSLEFDLIVYAPYRSVEGFVNDMEKLHL, from the exons ATGGCTGATTTTCATACATCGACTCATAGAGCTAACTGGATCTTCTCGCCTCAAGAACTG GTTGAGAAATACAAGGCTGCAAATCAAAGAGCAATACAAGCACTGGAGAAG TATGGGACAACACAAATGGAAGTAGACGCTGATGGTTCACTATCATACCCTGAACCTATTGCAAGAGATAATG CTGACAAGCATTCTCATCCAAAACCTCTTAACATTGAAGAAGAACAGTTCATGCGAGTGTTTTATGAGAACAAACTTCGAGAAGTTTGTAGTGCATTCTACTTTCCTAATAAAATTCAG GCAACTGCTCTAATTTATTTCAAAAGGTTTTACCTGCAATGGTCGGTCATGGAACATCATCCAAAACATATAAT GTTAACCTGTGTGTATGCGGCCTGTAAGATAGAAGAAAATCATGTGTCAGCAGAGGAGCTTGGTAAGGGGATTTCACAGGATCATCAAATGATTCTCAATTACGAGATGATAGTGTCTCAG AGTCTGGAATTTGATCTCATTGTTTATGCACCCTATCGTTCAGTTGAAGGTTTTGTCAATGACATGGAG AAGCTTCACCTGTAG
- the LOC107891403 gene encoding heterogeneous nuclear ribonucleoprotein F, whose protein sequence is MFYRGKYTDGADGREMGAKRQRIIDQGPSFYGNSPGSSFMYTAPPPPYSYVSQPPPFPVVRLRGLPFDCTETDVAEFFHGLDIVDLLFVHKNSKFTGEAFCVLGYPLQVDFALQKNRQNMGRRYVEVFRSKRQEYYKAIANEVADARGGSPRRNAPRAKSSDEAKESAEHTGILRLRGLPFSAGKDDVMEFFKDFVLSEDAVHIVLNSEGRPSGEAFVEFTNAEDSKAAMSKDRMTLGSRYIELFPSFSEEMEEAISRGR, encoded by the exons ATGTTCTACAGAGG TAAATATACTGATGGTGCTGATGGGCGTGAAATGGGTGCAAAGCGTCAGCGGATAATTGATCAAGGCCCTTCATTCTATGGAAATTCTCCAGGTTCAAGCTTCATGTATACTGCCCCTCCTCCTCCTTACTCATATGTTAGCCAACCTCCACCTTTCCCTGTTGTTCGACTTCGTGGTCTTCCCTTCGATTGCACAGAGACTGATGTGGCTGAATTCTTCCATGGTCTGGACATAGTTGATCTCCTTTTTGTCCATAAAAACAGCAAGTTCACTGGTGAAGCTTTTTGTGTTTTGGGTTATCCTCTTCAGGTTGATTTTGCCCTTCAGAAGAATAGGCAAAACATGGGCAGGAGATATGTAGAGGTTTTCAGAAGCAAGAGACAGGAATATTATAAGGCAATAGCGAATGAAGTGGCTGATGCTCGTGGCGGTTCACCTCGCAGAAATGCCCCAAGGGCCAAATCTAGTGATGAAGCAAAGGAATCTGCTGAACATACAGGGATATTGAGATTGAGGGGATTGCCATTTTCTGCTGGAAAAGATGATGTAATGGAGTTCTTTAAAGATTTTGTGTTATCCGAAGATGCagttcatatagtattgaattcAGAGGGGAGGCCAAGTGGAGAAGCATTTGTGGAGTTTACAAATGCAGAAGATTCTAAAGCTGCAATGTCCAAGGATAGGATGACACTTGGGAGTCGTTATATTGAGTTGTTCCCTTCGTTTTCTGAAGAGATGGAGGAAGCAATTTCAAGAGGACGGTGA
- the LOC107891402 gene encoding chaperonin-like RbcX protein 2, chloroplastic, which translates to MVGALSVVDSHTGPCLCSTSMNLKTGGELVSQMKRKQGVGRAGWLELGSSFVDSCHDWRLSSKMIPGVVNKKSSRKARTLVVVNELGGQYEETFGDVKTQLVNYFTYKAVRTVLTQLYEMNPPKYTWFYQYVAANQPTDGKSFLRILGKENQELAERVMITRLHLYGKWIKKCDHAQIYKEISDENLELMRERLMETVVWPSDDSNTDTIG; encoded by the exons aTGGTGGGGGCTTTATCGGTGGTGGACTCTCACACTGGTCCATGTTTGTGCTCCACCAGCATGAACTTGAAAACTGGAGGGGAATTGGTTTCGCAAATGAAGAGGAAACAAGGGGTGGGAAGGGCAGGGTGGTTGGAATTAGGCAGCTCATTTGTAGATTCATGCCATGATTGGAGGTTGTCTTCCAAGATGATTCCTGGAGTTGTGAATAAGAAGAGTTCAAGGAAGGCCCGCACACTTGTGGTTGTGAATGAATTAGGAGGGCAGTATGAAGAAACTTTCGGGGATGTTAAAACG CAATTAGTAAATTACTTCACATACAAAGCAGTGAGGACTGTTCTTACTCAGCTCTATGAAATGAACCCACCAAAATATACTTGGTTTTATCA GTATGTCGCAGCAAATCAGCCTACTGATGGCAAGAGTTTCTTACGTATCCTTGGGAAG GAGAATCAAGAGCTTGCTGAAAGAGTGATGATAACACGACTTCATCTATATGGGAAATGGATTAAG AAATGTGATCATGCTCAAATATACAAAGAGATTTCGGATGAGAACCTGGAATTGATGCGGGAACGGCTCATGGAAACTGTGGTTTGGCCCTCAGATGATTCAAACACTGATACGATTGGGTGA